A stretch of DNA from Syntrophales bacterium:
AACCGCGCCAATTTTTTCACTGTCCTTTAACAACTTTAATGCCTCGGGATTGATGATTTTATTAAACAAAGAATGATTGACATAAACTTATCAAGAATCATGATCGATGTATTAGTTAAAAGCCGGCTTTACAAGACTGTCATTATTGAGCGCTTGTAAACTTTCCTATCTCTTTCCAGATAGCCCCTTTTCCTTCGCCAGTCTTTGCAGAAAATAGAATTATGTTACTATTAAGAGGTAATCCTAATATCTCTTTTATGCGTTGCTGTCGAATCCTTATTTGGTTCTTGGAAAGTTTGTCAATTTTTGTCAGGACGACAAGAAAACAAATACGGTAAAAACGGAACCACTCAAGAAGAGAAAGATCGTTCTCAGACGGATCCCTTCTTACATCAAGGATTAAAATAACAAGGCGCAAATTCTCCCGTTCTCTAAAATATCTCTCCACCATGGGCCCCCAATCCATTTTCACAGAAAGGGGCACCCTGGCATATCCATAACCGGGAAGGTCGACAAAATAAAGCAGGTTGTTTATCATAAAAAAATTTACAAGTCTCGTCCTTCCGGGGGTTGTACTCGTTTTGGCAAGCCTTTTTCGATTAACAAGCAC
This window harbors:
- the yihA gene encoding ribosome biogenesis GTP-binding protein YihA/YsxC, translating into MKMTSVDFIKSAREPSQYPKSLLPEVAFAGRSNVGKSSLINVLVNRKRLAKTSTTPGRTRLVNFFMINNLLYFVDLPGYGYARVPLSVKMDWGPMVERYFRERENLRLVILILDVRRDPSENDLSLLEWFRFYRICFLVVLTKIDKLSKNQIRIRQQRIKEILGLPLNSNIILFSAKTGEGKGAIWKEIGKFTSAQ